The following coding sequences lie in one Cucurbita pepo subsp. pepo cultivar mu-cu-16 chromosome LG13, ASM280686v2, whole genome shotgun sequence genomic window:
- the LOC111809279 gene encoding probable LRR receptor-like serine/threonine-protein kinase At1g34110, with amino-acid sequence MEEAIHRFLERWLLYLIVMCLSLSVAALSPDGEAVLSLIAAAGPSATSSSSSVLDSWNPSSQNPCSWEGITCSPQNRVISLSLPKTFLNLSFLPPELSSLSSLQLLNLSSTNVSGSIPPSFGLLTHLRLLDLSSNNLYGPIPPQLGSLSSLQFLFLNSNKLSGKIPPQLANLTSLQSLCLQDNLFNGSIPSQFGSLLSLQEFRIGGNPYLSGDIPPEIGLLTNLTTFGAAATALSGALPSTFGNLINLQTLSLYDTEMSGSIPPELGFCSELRDLYLHMNKLTGNIPPQLGKLQKLTSLFLWGNALSGSIPSEISNCSALVVFDASENDISGEIPSDLGKLVVLEQLHLSDNSISGSIPWQLGNCTSLTALQLDNNQLSGVIPSQLGNLKSLQSFFLWGNSVSGTVPSSFGNCTELYALDLSRNNLSGIIPEEIFSLKKLSKLLLLGNSLSGGLPPSVANCQSLVRLRLGENQLSGKIPKEVGQLQNLVFLDLYMNRFSGGLPSEIANITVLELLDVHNNYISGEIPHQLGDLVNLEQLDLSRNSFTGEIPQSFGNFSYLNKLILSNNLLTGSIPKSIKNLEKLTLLDWSSNNLSGKIPPEIGYMKSLSISLDLSSNGISGEIPESISSLTQLQSLDLSHNMLSGNIKVLGQLTSLTSLNISYNNFSGPMPVTPFFRTLSEDAYYQNLNLCESLDGFTCSSSSLRRNGLKSAKAAALISIILVAVVVVLFALWMLVSRNRKYMDEKYSGTLPSASAAEDFSYPWTFIPFQKLNFSIGNILESMKDENIIGKGCSGVVYKADMPNGELVAVKKLWKTKQDEEAVDSCAAEIQILGHIRHRNIVKLIGYCSNRSVKLLLYNYISNGNLQQLLQGNRNLDWETRYKIAVGTAQGLAYLHHDCVPAILHRDVKCNNILLDSKFEAYLADFGLAKLMNAPNYHHAISRVAGSYGYIAPEYGYTMNITEKSDVYSYGVVLLEILSGRSAIETQVGDGLHIVEWVKKKMASFEPAITILDSKLQSLPDQMVQEMLQTLGIAMFCVNSSPAERPTMKEVVALLMEVKSPPEEWTKTSQPLIKHSSM; translated from the exons CTATCCTCCACCAATGTATCTGGCTCAATCCCTCCTTCTTTTGGCCTACTCACTCATCTTCGCCTGTTGGACCTCTCCTCCAACAATCTCTATGGCCCTATTCCTCCTCAGCTTGGTTCTCTTTCATCGCTACAATTCCTTTTCCTCAATTCCAATAAACTGTCTGGTAAGATTCCTCCTCAGCTTGCTAATCTGACTTCTCTGCAAAGTCTTTGCCTCCAAGACAATCTGTTTAATGGCTCCATACCATCGCAGTTCGGTTCTTTGTTGTCTCTTCAAGAGTTTCGAATAGGAGGGAATCCATATCTTTCTGGTGACATTCCACCGGAAATAGGGCTGCTTACTAATCTCACTACATTTGGGGCGGCGGCTACTGCCCTCTCCGGAGCCTTACCGTCTACATTTGGGAACCTAATTAACCTCCAAACTTTGTCACTCTATGACACTGAGATGTCTGGTTCTATACCTCCTGAGTTGGGATTTTGTTCTGAGCTAAGGGATTTGTATTTACACATGAACAAGCTTACTGGTAATATTCCTCCTCAGTTGGGTAAGTTGCAGAAACTTACTAGTTTGTTTCTATGGGGTAATGCTCTATCAGGGTCGATACCGTCTGAAATTTCGAATTGTTCGGCTCTTGTTGTTTTTGATGCTTCAGAGAATGATATTTCTGGTGAAATCCCAAGTGATTTAGGGAAATTAGTCGTTCTTGAACAGCTTCATTTATCTGACAATTCGATTTCGGGTTCAATACCATGGCAGTTGGGGAACTGCACAAGCTTAACTGCTCTTCAGCTTGATAACAATCAATTATCAGGTGTAATTCCATCCCAACTTGGCAATTTAAAATCCCTGCAAAGCTTTTTCTTATGGGGAAATTCTGTATCAGGAACTGTACCATCTTCCTTTGGTAACTGCACTGAGTTATATGCTCTTGATCTTTCAAGAAACAATCTCTCTGGGATTATCCCAGAAGAAATTTTCAGCTTGAAGAAGCTGAGCAAGCTATTGCTCCTTGGAAATTCTTTATCTGGTGGGTTGCCTCCAAGTGTTGCAAATTGTCAATCATTGGTGAGGTTGAGGCTTGGAGAAAACCAGCTATCAGGCAAGATTCCTAAGGAGGTAGGCCAGTTGCAAAATCTTGTCTTTCTTGACTTGTATATGAATCGTTTTTCGGGTGGTCTTCCGTCTGAGATTGCTAATATTACAGTTCTTGAGCTACTTGATGTgcataataattatatatctGGAGAAATTCCTCACCAGCTTGGGGATTTGGTGAACTTGGAGCAGCTAGATCTCAGTCGGAACAGCTTCACTGGTGAAATTCCTCAGAGCTTTGGAAACTTCAGTTATTTGAATAAGCTTATTCTCAGTAATAATCTACTGACAGGGTCAATCCCAAAGTCTATTAAGAACCTGGAGAAACTAACTCTACTTGATTGGAGTAGCAACAATCTCTCTGGCAAGATACCACCAGAAATTGGTTACATGAAGAGCTTGTCTATCAGTCTGGACTTGAGCTCGAACGGGATAAGCGGAGAAATTCCTGAGTCGATATCGAGTTTGACACAGTTACAGTCACTTGATCTTTCCCATAACATGCTTTCTGGAAATATTAAAGTGTTGGGTCAGCTGACTAGTCTCACGTCCCTTAATATCTCCTACAACAATTTTTCTGGTCCAATGCCTGTAACACCATTTTTTAGAACACTATCAGAAGATGCATATTATCAAAACCTTAATCTTTGTGAATCACTTGATGGATTTACGTGTTCGTCGAGTTCGTTGCGTAGAAATGGCTTGAAGTCTGCAAAAGCTGCTGCATTAATCTCCATCATTCTTGTAGCAGTTGTCGTCGTACTTTTTGCTTTGTGGATGCTAGTTTCACGAAATCGAAAGTACATGGACGAGAAATATTCAGGGACATTGCCCTCGGCATCGGCTGCCGAGGACTTCTCTTATCCATGGACCTTCATCCCGTTTCAGAAGCTCAACTTTTCCATAGGTAACATCTTGGAATCcatgaaagatgaaaatataattggaaaAGGTTGTTCTGGTGTTGTTTATAAGGCAGATATGCCCAATGGTGAATTAGTTGCTGTAAAGAAACTATGGAAAACAAAGCAAGATGAAGAAGCAGTTGACTCTTGTGCTGCAGAGATTCAAATTCTCGGGCATATTCGACATCGTAACATCGTAAAGCTCATCGGTTATTGTTCCAATAGAAGTGTCAAGCTACTTCTCTACAACTACATTTCAAATGGTAATCTGCAACAACTCTTGCAAGGAAACAGAAATCTCGACTGGGAGACGAGGTATAAGATTGCGGTCGGGACAGCTCAGGGTCTGGCTTATCTTCATCATGATTGTGTGCCTGCAATTCTTCACAGAGATGTCAAGTGCAATAACATACTTCTAGACTCAAAGTTTGAAGCTTATTTGGCAGATTTTGGCTTGGCGAAGTTGATGAATGCTCCTAATTATCATCATGCGATTTCGAGAGTAGCCGGGTCTTACGGTTATATCGCCCCAG AATACGGGTATACCATGAACATAACTGAAAAGAGCGATGTCTATAGTTATGGAGTTGTATTACTAGAGATACTAAGCGGCCGTAGTGCAATCGAGACACAAGTTGGAGATGGCCTTCACATTGTTGAGTGggtaaagaagaagatggcaAGCTTCGAACCGGCGATAACGATACTCGACTCAAAGCTCCAGAGTTTACCAGATCAAATGGTGCAAGAAATGCTTCAAACACTTGGAATAGCAATGTTTTGTGTGAACTCCTCCCCAGCAGAAAGGCCAACAATGAAGGAAGTGGTAGCATTGTTGATGGAGGTGAAGAGTCCTCCAGAAGAATGGACCAAAACCTCCCAACCTCTAATCAAGCACTCCTCAATGTAA
- the LOC111808110 gene encoding MRN complex-interacting protein isoform X2: protein MSTIFIAVQCFQCSTMQVKQQRRSGNKWICAVCNEKQSVQKVFARAPMAKDVRKFVQSFNMSRKYADEQTKVDEILDEEIVDEDQLDFNAKRKRRSDWSEYLDLEEDRSQTGRENERELGSDFTDGKIVTELPEEKTRKHCSTSCSSRPEGGEGKRFYRPVFPKRTHIAKNSAIQASKWRKGVREDDEKVSLKANLSSKDEIRNWESQSDIEASKWSKGMSKDDENACILAKVGGPSPKWSEYMTEEDKNMGTEQDMDTLKMIINDEIVEDDIHPDFK, encoded by the exons ATGTCGACGATCTTCATCGCCGTCCAGTGTTTTCAATGCTCCACGATGCAG GTGAAGCAGCAGCGAAGGAGCGGGAATAAGTGGATCTGTGCAGTATGCAACGAGAAGCAATCGGTGCAGAAGGTGTTTGCTCGAGCTCCGATGGCTAAAGACGTCCGTAAGTTCGTACAGAGCTTCAATATGTCTCGGAAATATGCGGATGAACAGACGAAAGTCGATGAGATACTTGATGAGGAAATTGTTGACGAGGATCAGCTTGATTTCAACGCGAAGAGAAAAAGACGTAGCGATTGGAGTGAGTACCTCGATCTCGAGGAAGATCGCAGCCAGACTGGAAGAGAAAACGAACGAGAATTAG GTAGTGATTTTACTGACGGAAAGATTGTGACGGAGCTTCCAGAAGAAAAAACCAGGAAGCACTGTTCAACGAGCTGTTCAAGCAGGCCGGAAggtggagaaggaaaaagatttTACAGACCAGTTTTCCCGAAGAGGACACACATTGCCAAGAATTCAGCCATTCAAGCATCAAAATGGCGTAAAGGCGTCCgagaagatgatgaaaaagTTTCGTTGAAAGCCAATCTAAGCTCCAAAG ATGAGATTCGAAACTGGGAATCGCAGTCAGACATTGAAGCGTCAAAATGGAGTAAAGGCATGTCAAAAGACGATGAAAATGCTTGCATATTAGCTAAGGTAGGAGGTCCTTCTCCCAAGTGGAGTGAATACATGACTGAAGAGGACAAAAATATGGGAACAGAACAGGACATGGATACCTTGAAGATGATcataaatgatgaaattgttGAAG ATGATATCCACCCTGATTTCAAATGA
- the LOC111808110 gene encoding MRN complex-interacting protein isoform X4 — protein sequence MSTIFIAVQCFQCSTMQVKQQRRSGNKWICAVCNEKQSVQKVFARAPMAKDVRKFVQSFNMSRKYADEQTKVDEILDEEIVDEDQLDFNAKRKRRSDWSEYLDLEEDRSQTGRENERELGSDFTDGKIVTELPEEKTRKHCSTSCSSRPEGGEGKRFYRPVFPKRTHIAKNSAIQASKWRKGVREDDEKVSLKANLSSKDEIRNWESQSDIEASKWSKGMSKDDENACILAKVCSRSISRCEVTTFTFPEIGFGPFLCNLGGGQRRPPSQ from the exons ATGTCGACGATCTTCATCGCCGTCCAGTGTTTTCAATGCTCCACGATGCAG GTGAAGCAGCAGCGAAGGAGCGGGAATAAGTGGATCTGTGCAGTATGCAACGAGAAGCAATCGGTGCAGAAGGTGTTTGCTCGAGCTCCGATGGCTAAAGACGTCCGTAAGTTCGTACAGAGCTTCAATATGTCTCGGAAATATGCGGATGAACAGACGAAAGTCGATGAGATACTTGATGAGGAAATTGTTGACGAGGATCAGCTTGATTTCAACGCGAAGAGAAAAAGACGTAGCGATTGGAGTGAGTACCTCGATCTCGAGGAAGATCGCAGCCAGACTGGAAGAGAAAACGAACGAGAATTAG GTAGTGATTTTACTGACGGAAAGATTGTGACGGAGCTTCCAGAAGAAAAAACCAGGAAGCACTGTTCAACGAGCTGTTCAAGCAGGCCGGAAggtggagaaggaaaaagatttTACAGACCAGTTTTCCCGAAGAGGACACACATTGCCAAGAATTCAGCCATTCAAGCATCAAAATGGCGTAAAGGCGTCCgagaagatgatgaaaaagTTTCGTTGAAAGCCAATCTAAGCTCCAAAG ATGAGATTCGAAACTGGGAATCGCAGTCAGACATTGAAGCGTCAAAATGGAGTAAAGGCATGTCAAAAGACGATGAAAATGCTTGCATATTAGCTAAG GTTTGTTCTCGGTCCATTTCAAGGTGTGAAGTGACTACCTTCAC GTTCCCTGAGATTGGCTTTGGGCCTTTCCTGTGCAACTTAGGTGGAGGGCAAAGAAGGCCCCCGAGCCAATAG
- the LOC111808110 gene encoding MRN complex-interacting protein isoform X1 — protein sequence MSTIFIAVQCFQCSTMQVKQQRRSGNKWICAVCNEKQSVQKVFARAPMAKDVRKFVQSFNMSRKYADEQTKVDEILDEEIVDEDQLDFNAKRKRRSDWSEYLDLEEDRSQTGRENERELGSDFTDGKIVTELPEEKTRKHCSTSCSSRPEGGEGKRFYRPVFPKRTHIAKNSAIQASKWRKGVREDDEKVSLKANLSSKDEIRNWESQSDIEASKWSKGMSKDDENACILAKVGGPSPKWSEYMTEEDKNMGTEQDMDTLKMIINDEIVEDDMGTEQDMDTLKMIINDEIVEDDIHPDFK from the exons ATGTCGACGATCTTCATCGCCGTCCAGTGTTTTCAATGCTCCACGATGCAG GTGAAGCAGCAGCGAAGGAGCGGGAATAAGTGGATCTGTGCAGTATGCAACGAGAAGCAATCGGTGCAGAAGGTGTTTGCTCGAGCTCCGATGGCTAAAGACGTCCGTAAGTTCGTACAGAGCTTCAATATGTCTCGGAAATATGCGGATGAACAGACGAAAGTCGATGAGATACTTGATGAGGAAATTGTTGACGAGGATCAGCTTGATTTCAACGCGAAGAGAAAAAGACGTAGCGATTGGAGTGAGTACCTCGATCTCGAGGAAGATCGCAGCCAGACTGGAAGAGAAAACGAACGAGAATTAG GTAGTGATTTTACTGACGGAAAGATTGTGACGGAGCTTCCAGAAGAAAAAACCAGGAAGCACTGTTCAACGAGCTGTTCAAGCAGGCCGGAAggtggagaaggaaaaagatttTACAGACCAGTTTTCCCGAAGAGGACACACATTGCCAAGAATTCAGCCATTCAAGCATCAAAATGGCGTAAAGGCGTCCgagaagatgatgaaaaagTTTCGTTGAAAGCCAATCTAAGCTCCAAAG ATGAGATTCGAAACTGGGAATCGCAGTCAGACATTGAAGCGTCAAAATGGAGTAAAGGCATGTCAAAAGACGATGAAAATGCTTGCATATTAGCTAAGGTAGGAGGTCCTTCTCCCAAGTGGAGTGAATACATGACTGAAGAGGACAAAAATATGGGAACAGAACAGGACATGGATACCTTGAAGATGATcataaatgatgaaattgttGAAGATGATATGGGAACAGAACAGGACATGGATACCTTGAAGATGATcataaatgatgaaattgttGAAGATGATATCCACCCTGATTTCAAATGA
- the LOC111808110 gene encoding MRN complex-interacting protein isoform X3, producing the protein MSTIFIAVQCFQCSTMQVKQQRRSGNKWICAVCNEKQSVQKVFARAPMAKDVRKFVQSFNMSRKYADEQTKVDEILDEEIVDEDQLDFNAKRKRRSDWSEYLDLEEDRSQTGRENERELGSDFTDGKIVTELPEEKTRKHCSTSCSSRPEGGEGKRFYRPVFPKRTHIAKNSAIQASKWRKGVREDDEKVSLKANLSSKDEIRNWESQSDIEASKWSKGMSKDDENACILAKVGGPSPKWSEYMTEEDKNMGTEQDMDTLKMIINDEIVEDDIHPDFK; encoded by the exons ATGTCGACGATCTTCATCGCCGTCCAGTGTTTTCAATGCTCCACGATGCAG GTGAAGCAGCAGCGAAGGAGCGGGAATAAGTGGATCTGTGCAGTATGCAACGAGAAGCAATCGGTGCAGAAGGTGTTTGCTCGAGCTCCGATGGCTAAAGACGTCCGTAAGTTCGTACAGAGCTTCAATATGTCTCGGAAATATGCGGATGAACAGACGAAAGTCGATGAGATACTTGATGAGGAAATTGTTGACGAGGATCAGCTTGATTTCAACGCGAAGAGAAAAAGACGTAGCGATTGGAGTGAGTACCTCGATCTCGAGGAAGATCGCAGCCAGACTGGAAGAGAAAACGAACGAGAATTAG GTAGTGATTTTACTGACGGAAAGATTGTGACGGAGCTTCCAGAAGAAAAAACCAGGAAGCACTGTTCAACGAGCTGTTCAAGCAGGCCGGAAggtggagaaggaaaaagatttTACAGACCAGTTTTCCCGAAGAGGACACACATTGCCAAGAATTCAGCCATTCAAGCATCAAAATGGCGTAAAGGCGTCCgagaagatgatgaaaaagTTTCGTTGAAAGCCAATCTAAGCTCCAAAG ATGAGATTCGAAACTGGGAATCGCAGTCAGACATTGAAGCGTCAAAATGGAGTAAAGGCATGTCAAAAGACGATGAAAATGCTTGCATATTAGCTAAGGTAGGAGGTCCTTCTCCCAAGTGGAGTGAATACATGACTGAAGAGGACAAAAATATGGGAACAGAACAGGAC ATGGATACCTTGAAGATGATcataaatgatgaaattgttGAAGATGATATCCACCCTGATTTCAAATGA
- the LOC111808111 gene encoding polyadenylate-binding protein 3-like: MAAMIPAPVISAPIQTAVIPPPVGSVPTGEVFLSSSLYVGDLELNVNEAQLLELFSRVAQVVSLRVCRDQTRRVSLGYGYVNFSNHQDAMTAMEHLNFTSINGKPIRIMISNRDPSIRKSGYANVFIKNLDASIDNKALHDTFASFGTVLSCKVALDSNGQSKGYGFVQFDTKEAAESAIIKLNGMLLNDKQVYVGHFIRRQERMRANGLQFTNVYVKNLPENMMDDGLKSLFGVHGTITSAVVKTDSNGKSKGFGFVNFESTDSAAAAVEKLNGTLIGEDKILYVGKAQRKAEREAELKEKFERDRKIRFDKLQGANLYIKNLDDHIDDEKLKELFSEYGTITSCKVMLDENGVSKGTGFVAFSSPDDAARAINEMNRKMKGRKPLYVAVAQRKEERKAQLQTQFAQIRVASEISSLTSGMPGFHPGAHRLAPQQLYYGQGNPGLVPPPPGYSFQPQLMNGMRPSMGPNFIMPYQFQRQVQPGPRSGIRRGGNSQPVHQQQQQQQQQLMLRGAGQGYRYMNNARNGLEPPVLPHGLVGPMMPLAFDSSGMSSPPIDIQRSRAVPTSTLASALASATPTHQRLMLGEQLYPLVERLEPTHAAKVTGMLLEMDQPEVLHLIEPPDDLKNKVAEAMEVLRKASSEPDLSDQLGSLVLTK; this comes from the exons ATGGCGGCTATGATTCCGGCACCAGTGATTTCTGCTCCGATTCAAACGGCGGTCATTCCTCCTCCGGTGGGATCTGTGCCCACTGGAGAAGTTTTTTTGAGTTCTTCATTGTATGTGGGCGATCTGGAGCTTAACGTGAACGAGGCACAGCTTTTGGAACTGTTTAGCCGTGTGGCTCAGGTTGTCTCCCTTAGGGTTTGCAGGGATCAGACACGCAGAGTATCGCTTGGATATGGTTATGTTAATTTTAGCAATCATCAAGATG CTATGACTGCCATGGAACACTTGAATTTCACCTCTATTAACGGGAAGCCTATCAGGATTATGATCTCAAATCGAGATCCTAGCATTCGGAAAAGTGGCTATGCAAATGTTTTTATCAAAAATCTGGACGCATCAATTGATAACAAAGCATTGCATGATACATTTGCTTCTTTCGGTACTGTTCTTTCTTGTAAAGTTGCGCTTGATAGCAATGGTCAATCAAAAGGTTATGGATTCGTGCAATTTGATACCAAGGAAGCAGCCGAAAGTGCCATAATAAAGTTGAATGGCATGCTCCTCAATGACAAGCAAGTATATGTTGGCCATTTCATTCGACGCCAGGAAAGGATGCGAGCAAATGGATTACAATTTACTAATGTTTACGTAAAAAATTTACCAGAAAATATGATGGACGATGGCCTAAAAAGTCTGTTTGGTGTACATGGTACCATTACTAGTGCAGTTGTTAAGACCGATTCAAATGGAAAGTCCAAAGGTTTTGGTTTTGTGAACTTTGAGAGCACAGactctgctgctgctgcagtTGAAAAGCTGAATGGTACCCTCATTGGTGAGGACAAGATTTTGTACGTAGGCAAGGCTCAAAGGAAAGCAGAAAGGGAGGctgaattgaaagaaaaattcgAACGGGATAGAAAGATCAGATTTGATAAATTACAAGGCGCAAATTTGTACATCAAAAATCTTGATGACCATATTGATGATGAGAAGCTTAAAGAATTATTCTCCGAGTATGGAACAATCACATCATGCAAG GTTATGCTTGACGAAAATGGAGTGAGCAAGGGGACTGGTTTTGTTGCCTTTTCTTCACCAGATGATGCAGCTAGAGCC ataaatgaaatgaatagaAAGATGAAAGGAAGGAAGCCTCTGTATGTGGCTGTTGCCCAGCgcaaggaagaaagaaaggcCCAGCTACAG ACACAGTTTGCACAGATCCGAGTAGCTAGTGAAATATCATCACTGACCTCAGGAATGCCAGGATTTCATCCAGGGGCACACCGACTTGCTCCTCAGCAGCTGTATTATGGTCAGGGAAACCCCGGGCTGGTGCCCCCACCGCCTGGATACAGCTTCCAGCCTCAACTTATGAACGGAATGCGACCTAGTATGGGGCCCAACTTCATCATGCCCTACCAGTTTCAGAGACAAGTACAGCCCGGGCCACGCTCGGGGATCAGGCGTGGTGGAAATTCACAACCTGTacatcagcagcagcagcagcagcagcagcag TTAATGCTCCGTGGCGCTGGACAAGGTTATAGATACATGAACAATGCACGAAATGGATTAGAGCCGCCGGTCCTGCCCCATGGTCTTGTTGGTCCAATGATGCCTCTAGCTTTTGATAGTTCTGGGATGTCTAGCCCACCAATCGACATCCAGCGATCAAGGGCTGTGCCTACTTCAACACTCGCATCTGCATTAGCTTCTGCTACACCTACACATCAGCGTTTG ATGCTCGGCGAGCAGCTGTATCCACTCGTAGAACGTCTCGAGCCAACTCATGCGGCAAAGGTTACTGGAATGTTGCTCGAGATGGACCAGCCAGAGGTGCTTCATCTCATTGAACCACCTGATGACTTGAAGAATAAGGTGGCTGAGGCAATGGAAGTCCTCCGCAAAGCTTCGTCGGAACCCGACCTCTCTGATCAGCTTGGTTCGTTGGTGCTGACCAAATga